The following coding sequences lie in one Halogeometricum rufum genomic window:
- a CDS encoding DUF7519 family protein has protein sequence MTEITRRPATAGVSLSMVAATVGFVGVALAAAGAAAPAAVGVVVLALGLYRGSRRVVTFGASALFVGILYAGVQGGAAEPLLLAALGTVVSWDAGEYAIGVGEQLGRDADTTRLTLVHSATTLLVGVAGAAVVYAVYLSVGGSQPVAALVLVLLGAIALVAALRGRREEGGTVRGHRR, from the coding sequence ATGACCGAGATAACCCGGCGCCCCGCCACCGCGGGCGTGTCGCTCTCGATGGTCGCCGCCACCGTCGGCTTCGTCGGCGTCGCGCTCGCGGCCGCCGGGGCCGCCGCACCCGCCGCCGTCGGCGTCGTCGTCCTCGCACTCGGCCTCTACCGAGGCTCTCGCCGGGTCGTCACGTTCGGCGCGTCGGCGCTGTTCGTCGGCATCCTCTACGCGGGCGTGCAGGGTGGGGCGGCAGAACCCCTCCTGCTCGCCGCGCTCGGCACCGTCGTCTCGTGGGACGCCGGCGAGTACGCCATCGGCGTCGGCGAGCAACTCGGTCGCGACGCGGACACGACGCGGTTGACGCTGGTCCACTCGGCGACGACGCTGCTCGTCGGCGTCGCCGGCGCCGCCGTCGTCTACGCCGTCTATCTCTCGGTCGGCGGGAGCCAACCGGTCGCCGCCCTCGTCCTCGTGCTCCTCGGGGCCATCGCGCTGGTGGCGGCCCTGCGCGGGCGGCGCGAGGAGGGCGGGACGGTCCGCGGTCACCGGCGGTAG
- a CDS encoding DUF7269 family protein, whose amino-acid sequence MNTDALTAAVGVVAVLGGVAGLAGFVVPGLSATFVFVIVVGVVAGVQGLRYALGRRHVDYRATDTGDPELRYRVPTPGDDVDRRLSERGWRASNVTELKTRLREAAVETLVLHDNCSTDRAERHLEEGTWTSDPVAARYLGADVPLSLVDRVRLVVRGQSSTSARAARTIAAIEAVHDSDDAVAEAGR is encoded by the coding sequence GTGAACACGGACGCCCTCACCGCGGCCGTCGGCGTCGTCGCCGTCCTCGGCGGCGTCGCCGGCCTCGCCGGCTTCGTCGTCCCCGGCCTGAGCGCGACGTTCGTGTTCGTCATCGTCGTCGGCGTCGTGGCGGGCGTGCAGGGCCTCCGCTACGCGCTCGGACGCCGGCACGTGGACTACCGCGCGACGGACACCGGCGACCCCGAACTCCGCTACCGCGTCCCGACGCCCGGCGACGACGTCGACCGACGGTTGTCCGAGCGCGGATGGCGCGCGTCGAACGTGACGGAACTCAAGACGCGCCTCCGCGAGGCGGCCGTCGAGACGCTCGTCCTCCACGACAACTGTTCGACCGACCGGGCCGAACGGCACCTCGAGGAGGGGACGTGGACGTCCGACCCCGTCGCGGCCCGCTACCTCGGCGCAGACGTCCCCCTCTCGCTCGTCGACCGGGTGCGACTGGTCGTGCGCGGGCAGTCGTCGACGTCGGCGCGCGCCGCGCGAACCATCGCGGCCATCGAAGCGGTTCACGACAGCGACGACGCCGTCGCGGAGGCGGGCCGATGA
- a CDS encoding AAA family ATPase, producing the protein MDIPEANEACSSVLAEVSKAVIAEQEFLERIMLGVLARGHVLLEDVPGTGKTLSARSVATALGLSFSRVQFTPDLLPSDVTGTNIFNEREKSFEFSEGPIFANVVLADEINRAPPKTQAALLEAMEEGQVTVDGETHELPKPFVVIATQNPVESEGTFPLPEAQIDRFVVKTSIGYPDTDGEVELLRRRVGREARSPSVGSVLTREEVLDVRVVPEDVRVDEDLLRYMADVARATRTDRRVEVGVSPRGTQRLLEASRARAVLSGREFVTPDDVKRVSPAVLAHRLVLTPDAQVNDVAKEDVIADVLERVEVPTVE; encoded by the coding sequence ATGGACATCCCCGAAGCGAACGAGGCGTGTAGCAGCGTCCTCGCAGAGGTTTCGAAGGCCGTCATCGCCGAGCAGGAGTTCCTCGAGCGCATCATGCTCGGCGTCCTCGCCCGCGGCCACGTCCTCCTCGAAGACGTCCCCGGCACCGGGAAGACCCTGAGCGCACGGTCGGTCGCCACCGCCCTCGGCCTCTCCTTCTCCCGCGTGCAGTTCACGCCGGACCTCCTCCCCTCCGACGTGACCGGCACGAACATCTTCAACGAGCGCGAGAAGTCCTTCGAGTTCTCCGAGGGGCCAATCTTCGCCAACGTCGTCCTCGCCGACGAGATAAACCGCGCGCCACCGAAGACGCAGGCGGCGTTGCTGGAGGCGATGGAGGAGGGACAGGTGACGGTGGACGGCGAGACGCACGAACTCCCGAAGCCGTTCGTCGTCATCGCCACGCAGAACCCCGTCGAGAGCGAGGGCACGTTCCCCCTCCCCGAGGCGCAGATAGACCGCTTCGTCGTCAAGACGAGTATCGGCTACCCCGACACCGACGGCGAAGTCGAACTCCTGCGACGCCGCGTCGGCCGGGAGGCGCGCAGTCCGAGCGTCGGGTCGGTGCTGACCCGCGAAGAGGTACTCGACGTGCGCGTCGTCCCCGAGGACGTGCGCGTGGACGAGGACCTGCTGCGCTACATGGCCGACGTGGCGCGGGCGACGCGCACGGACAGACGGGTCGAGGTGGGCGTCTCCCCGCGCGGGACCCAGCGACTGCTGGAGGCGTCCCGCGCCCGCGCCGTCCTCTCGGGCCGCGAGTTCGTCACGCCGGACGACGTGAAACGCGTCTCGCCGGCCGTCCTCGCGCACCGCCTCGTCCTCACGCCGGACGCGCAGGTGAACGACGTGGCGAAGGAGGACGTGATCGCTGACGTGCTCGAACGGGTCGAAGTGCCGACCGTGGAGTGA
- a CDS encoding DUF7344 domain-containing protein: MNDRYDPDELDKDDAFELATTERRRHLLRVLSEEGRTPLGELVDAIVTEVHADPSHDGAGLPHESVRISLLHTDLPKLVAEDVVVYDESDGAVAPGENIDDLDPLV; the protein is encoded by the coding sequence GTGAACGACCGGTACGACCCCGACGAACTCGACAAGGACGACGCGTTCGAACTCGCGACGACGGAACGGCGACGACACCTCCTCAGAGTCCTCTCTGAAGAGGGGCGAACGCCGCTCGGAGAACTCGTGGACGCCATCGTCACCGAGGTGCACGCCGACCCGTCGCACGACGGCGCCGGCCTCCCCCACGAGAGCGTCCGTATCTCGCTTCTCCACACCGACCTCCCCAAACTCGTCGCCGAAGACGTGGTCGTCTACGACGAGAGCGACGGCGCCGTCGCGCCGGGCGAGAACATCGACGACCTGGACCCACTCGTTTGA
- a CDS encoding DUF4129 domain-containing protein, with product MDRDAARTLALALLAVLALGVAAATIDTAVTGGSGGVGGGVGPATGIGPSDESGVGVDDTEGGTGTFGSLCLPALTEPAAIAAILAVFVGLLALVYYDTRSLFPVAVFGITFGIPGYVFWALLTSCRGVEFSGTGLGASNGTFSLPQGGGGLPGAGEGPVSPPTAIFGFILLLALLGAVALLFVSTGDDEVAERETVDDDDPVDVREIGRAAGAAADRIEADADVENEVYRAWAEMTALLDIPNPRSSTPGEFASAAVEAGMDRGDVDELTHLFEAVRYGGESATEDRETRAVTALRRIESTYGEGEDS from the coding sequence GTGGATAGAGACGCCGCCCGGACGCTCGCTCTCGCCCTCCTCGCCGTCCTCGCCCTCGGTGTCGCCGCGGCCACCATCGACACGGCCGTCACCGGCGGGTCCGGCGGCGTCGGAGGCGGGGTGGGTCCCGCGACTGGAATCGGACCGTCGGACGAGAGCGGTGTCGGCGTGGACGACACGGAAGGCGGCACGGGCACGTTCGGTTCGCTCTGCCTGCCCGCCCTGACGGAACCGGCGGCCATCGCGGCCATCCTCGCCGTCTTCGTCGGGCTCTTGGCCCTCGTCTACTACGACACCCGGTCGCTGTTCCCCGTCGCCGTCTTCGGCATCACGTTCGGTATCCCCGGCTACGTCTTCTGGGCGCTTCTCACCTCCTGCCGAGGGGTCGAGTTCTCCGGCACCGGTCTCGGCGCGAGCAACGGGACGTTCTCGTTGCCGCAGGGTGGCGGCGGCCTCCCGGGGGCCGGCGAGGGTCCGGTCTCCCCGCCGACGGCGATATTCGGCTTCATCCTCCTGCTGGCACTCCTCGGCGCCGTCGCCCTTCTGTTCGTCTCGACGGGCGACGACGAGGTGGCCGAACGCGAGACGGTCGACGACGACGACCCGGTGGACGTGCGCGAAATCGGCCGGGCCGCCGGCGCCGCCGCGGACCGCATCGAGGCCGACGCCGACGTGGAGAACGAGGTGTACCGCGCGTGGGCGGAGATGACCGCCCTCCTCGACATCCCGAACCCCCGGTCGAGTACGCCCGGCGAGTTCGCCTCGGCCGCCGTCGAGGCCGGGATGGACCGCGGCGACGTAGACGAACTGACGCACCTGTTCGAGGCGGTGCGGTACGGCGGCGAGTCGGCCACCGAGGACAGGGAGACGCGCGCCGTCACCGCCCTCAGGCGCATCGAATCGACCTACGGGGAGGGTGAGGACTCGTGA
- a CDS encoding halocarboxylic acid dehydrogenase DehI family protein, whose product MDTDRQLHELDARGWKRGLYADVQRTFRAPIVNWIFRTTMANEPGFLRYAWGQVKPVFQTRAFARLSVRYRDAVLDAMDAPDDPLPRYRPSETGLDPAAARELRGQLATYDVVAPRLAVLFETMDRALHGDPVGHEPGEVSAATEPFPDWLDRDRGRAPTLLDDADVADELADTVDRVRSFHGFDGGLPSIYRTLAQWPPFFERMWADVEPRLERDAFADALERTDDLVSSFVDATPYRPRVAPDDLTGVGFDEETVADVQGLFRQFNAGPVETVLPALPVFAATVDAAGERELI is encoded by the coding sequence ATGGACACCGACCGGCAACTCCACGAACTCGACGCCCGGGGCTGGAAACGAGGCCTCTACGCCGACGTCCAGCGGACGTTCCGCGCGCCCATCGTCAACTGGATATTCCGGACGACGATGGCGAACGAACCGGGGTTCCTCCGCTACGCGTGGGGACAGGTCAAGCCGGTGTTCCAGACGCGGGCGTTCGCTCGCCTCTCCGTCCGCTACCGGGACGCCGTCCTCGACGCGATGGACGCGCCCGACGACCCGCTTCCGCGCTACCGGCCGAGCGAGACGGGTCTCGACCCCGCCGCCGCCCGCGAACTCCGCGGACAACTCGCCACCTACGACGTGGTCGCGCCGCGGTTGGCGGTGCTGTTCGAGACGATGGACAGGGCGCTCCACGGCGACCCGGTCGGACACGAACCGGGGGAGGTGTCGGCGGCGACCGAGCCGTTCCCCGACTGGCTGGACCGCGACCGGGGGCGCGCGCCGACACTGCTCGACGACGCGGACGTCGCAGACGAACTCGCGGACACCGTCGACCGAGTCCGGTCGTTCCACGGCTTCGACGGGGGGCTCCCGAGCATCTACCGGACGCTCGCGCAGTGGCCGCCGTTCTTCGAACGCATGTGGGCGGACGTGGAGCCGAGACTGGAGCGCGACGCCTTCGCGGACGCGCTCGAACGCACCGACGACCTCGTCTCGTCGTTCGTGGACGCGACCCCCTACCGACCGCGCGTCGCGCCCGACGACCTGACTGGGGTCGGGTTCGACGAGGAGACGGTGGCGGACGTGCAGGGGCTGTTTCGGCAGTTCAACGCGGGGCCGGTCGAGACCGTGCTGCCGGCGTTGCCGGTGTTCGCCGCGACTGTCGACGCCGCCGGCGAGCGCGAACTGATCTGA
- a CDS encoding DUF58 domain-containing protein, with product MKGFDTNRWTGIEGAALVAGAVGVVFQRPALILVAGLGVAYTGFAWFTDAPAPTLEVVRELSESNPDTEEDVRVTVTVRNVGETALTDLRLIDGVPPALEVTDGSARLGTALRPGKSATFSYSVEAVRGEHAWGPLEAVTRSPSAETERTEALDAESETVLRCAPSLEATSDLPLRGLTTQYTGRVATDVAGDGLEFYSTREYRRGDPLNRIDWNRRARTGKMATLEFREERAATVVLLVDARADAYVATHEGDQNAVERSVDAATRAFSSLLDSGDRVGVAALSPHDCWLAPSTGSDHRARARQLFATNPALAPTPSDDAYYPVVAVRRLRRQLPSDAQVLFFSPMADDFAVVAARRLDAYGHLVTVVSPDSTTDDTPGHRLAGVERENRLARLRRSGIRVVDWGEGPLATELARAERRWSR from the coding sequence ATGAAGGGGTTCGACACGAACCGCTGGACCGGTATCGAGGGGGCGGCCCTCGTCGCCGGCGCCGTGGGCGTCGTCTTCCAGCGGCCGGCCCTCATCCTCGTCGCCGGCCTCGGCGTCGCCTACACCGGCTTCGCGTGGTTCACAGACGCGCCCGCCCCGACGCTCGAAGTCGTTCGCGAACTGTCGGAGTCGAACCCGGACACCGAGGAAGACGTGCGCGTGACCGTCACCGTCAGGAACGTCGGCGAGACGGCGCTGACGGACCTCAGACTGATAGACGGCGTCCCGCCGGCCCTCGAAGTGACCGACGGCTCGGCGCGCCTCGGAACGGCGCTTCGCCCCGGCAAGTCCGCGACGTTCTCGTACTCGGTCGAGGCCGTCCGCGGCGAACACGCGTGGGGACCGCTCGAAGCCGTGACCCGCAGTCCGAGCGCCGAGACGGAGCGCACCGAGGCCCTCGACGCCGAGTCGGAGACGGTGCTGCGCTGTGCACCGTCGCTCGAGGCCACCTCCGACCTTCCGCTGCGCGGCCTGACGACGCAGTACACGGGTCGCGTCGCGACGGACGTCGCCGGCGACGGACTGGAGTTCTACTCGACTCGCGAGTACCGCCGCGGCGACCCGCTGAACCGCATCGACTGGAACCGCCGCGCCCGGACCGGGAAGATGGCGACGCTGGAGTTCCGCGAGGAACGCGCGGCGACGGTGGTCCTCCTCGTGGACGCGCGGGCGGACGCCTACGTCGCCACCCACGAGGGCGACCAGAACGCCGTCGAGCGGAGCGTCGACGCCGCGACGCGCGCGTTCTCGTCGCTCCTCGACAGCGGCGACCGGGTGGGCGTGGCCGCCCTGTCGCCGCACGACTGCTGGCTCGCGCCGAGCACCGGCAGCGACCATCGCGCCCGCGCCCGCCAACTGTTCGCCACGAACCCCGCCCTCGCGCCGACGCCCTCGGACGACGCCTACTACCCAGTCGTCGCCGTGCGACGCCTCCGACGGCAGTTGCCGTCCGACGCGCAGGTGCTGTTCTTCTCGCCGATGGCCGACGACTTCGCCGTCGTCGCCGCGCGCCGCCTCGACGCCTACGGCCACCTCGTCACCGTCGTCAGCCCCGACTCGACGACGGACGACACGCCGGGGCACCGACTCGCGGGCGTCGAACGGGAGAACCGGCTGGCGCGACTCCGCCGGTCGGGGATTCGCGTCGTGGACTGGGGTGAAGGACCGCTGGCGACCGAACTCGCCCGCGCCGAACGGCGGTGGTCGCGATGA